The Meles meles chromosome 15, mMelMel3.1 paternal haplotype, whole genome shotgun sequence genome contains the following window.
ggaatcacagaGTACGCactcttttgtgtttggcttattttactCAATATTATGTCTGTGAGATTatgttggttctttttttttttttttttgaagattgattgatttatttgagagagagaatgcacatatgagcagggggaggggaagagagagagggagagagtgagaatctcaagtaaactttgcgctgagcagggagcccagcatgggggctcgatcccatgaccctgagatcatgacctgaactggaatCAAGTGTCAGATACTTacctgattgagtcacccaggtgcccctgatttgttcttttttattcccGTACAGTTCATTGTATGATGAATAAACTACAATTTATCTTTGCAAcaattgatgaacatttgggttgttgatagtttttggctattatgaatagtatTGCTTTGAACAGTCCTGTAGGTGTCTTTTGGTGGGCCTGTGTACACATTCCGGTTGGTATACACCCAGAAGTGGTGCTACTTGGGCAAAGGATTATATGGCAATGCTCAGCTTTATCAGATACTGCCAAACAGCTTCCCAGAGTTGTCATGCCGATTTCCACTGCCACCAGCCATGTTCGAGATTTCCAGTTCCCCTGCATCCTCATCGACACTTGGCAtcatcatgtttttgttttgttttcggcCCACCCAGGGGGGGTGTccggtggtatttcattgtggtttttgactTGCATTgccctgatgactaatgaagttgaataccttttcatgtacttactggCCATTTGGATATACTCTTTAGTCTGCTTATGTTTTGTCCAATATAAAAATTGGGTTGgctctttttcttattgatttatggaaattattatttttattattattatttaagagagaaagagcatggggtggaggaacagagggagagggagagagagaatcttaagcaggtttcacACCTagcgcagagcctgacctggggctcaatctcacaaccttagatcatgacctgagctgaaatcaggagccaggtgcttaaccgactgagccacccaggtgccccaggaattctttatatattgtagatACAAGTCTTTTGTTAGTTATACTGATTCAAATCACCCCTCTTGGCAGCGCTTGTCTTTTTACTCTCCTAATGGCATTTTTATGAatagaagttctttattttatttgaagattctatttatttatttgtcagagagagagagcacaagcaggaggagcaggaggcagagggagaagcaagcttcctgctgagcagggagcccgatgcaggacttgatcccaggactctgggatcttgacctgagctgaaggcagatgcttaaccaactgagccacccaggcgcccctagaagttcttaattttaatgaagcccTACATATTGATCTTTTCCTTTATAGTTACTACTTTTGTGTTCAGTTCAGAAATCTTTGTCCCTCGATCATGAAGATATTCTTCTGTTTGTTATCTTGTAgaagctttattattttatttttcatatttaagtcTCTCGTTCATCTGGAATCGGTTTTTATGTGTGCATTAGGTAAGGgtcagtgttcatttttttctccatacgGATATGCAGTTGATCTAGCAccattaattataaaaaaaaatcatcctttatCTGCTGCATTGCCATGACATCTCTGTTGAGTCAGGTAACCATATACATGTGCCTGTGTTTCTGGGCTGTATGGTTTCGGCTGAACTTGTAGCAGTAGATGACTATATGTGGTCCGAAGTACATTAAGTCATAGGAAACCTGAAGAGGTTGGGAAATGAGAAAGCAGTTTTCAAAGGGAATGTGCGTGTGAATAGTCGTATGTGTACTTGTCTGGGTGAATGTATGTAGGTTCGTGGATCTAAATCTTCTCTTCGCATCTGTTTGGCCATCGGGTCTTTCTTCTGAATGTGGGTGCATAAGTGCCCACGAGCTCGCACGGGTATCTCTATCTTAGCAACCTGTGTGTGTGCCCGAGTTTGTATTTGATCTCCTTAGTATCCGTCTGTGTAGCCGCAGGGTTTTCTCCTTTGCCTGATTTTGTACCCAGGGGAAGAGTCCATTTTATTCTACCCGGAAAGCAGGAAAAGGAGACTGCCCCTTGCGTACATTTATGTCGTAGGAATTAGGAAGTGGAGTCATAGATGCTCACACACTAAGCCTGTCCCGATCTCCCATGTTAAACACGGCAGATCTGAGGCCATGAGAAAGGAAGTGATTTACCTAACTTTACACAGGGAGTTATTGCCAGCATGAAGTCAGAATCCCGTCTCTGAACTTAGGGGCCAGATTTTTCTCTGGTCTAAAATTGCCTTTTGTTGTGATCTGCGGGGTGCAGGAAGAAATCGTGGGAGGGCATCGTTTATAGAAGGTCTGAtctgggacacctaggtggctcagttggtgaagcaatTGCcttcgtttggctcaggtcatgatcctggagtcctgggatcaagtcccacatcgcgctccctgctcagcagggagtctgcttctccctctgacctttcccctctcccgctctcgctctctcaaataaataaaataaaataaatctttaaaaaagaaagaaggtctGATCTTTGAGCCAATCACCAATCTgatctaaaaacagaaaaacagctcTTGAGCCTTAGTCGGCAGGAATGAGACAATGTTTGTACATCAGGGATGACAAGGCAACCACACTTGGAGACAGCATTGAGCTGTTCCAGGTTCAAGTAGGCCCTTTTATGGGGTCTGGTTGCCATCCTTGACTGGGTCACTTTGCTCTGTTCATGGCTGGAAGGAATGATATGGCTTTTGGGTTTTGCATGCTGGGGGAACCTTGTGAAAAGCAGGTGGGGAGGCAGCCTGAAGCAGAAACATTCTCGAGTCGAGGAAGTGGCACAGAAAAGGCTGTAAAGCACAGAGGTATTTGAGAAAGGTGTGACCTGAACAGGACATGGGGGGAAGGCAAgacagggggaaggagagagggttATCAGACAGGCAGTCGCTGGGTCTGGAAGTGCCTGCGCACAGTGTAGGCATTTCGATTCTTCCTCGGGGAGCTCCTGCTGGAATGGGGGAAGGAGAGTGGGGTGGAAAGACCAGTTAGAGGGTGTTGTGTACACAGGTGAGACATGATGGGGACGTGGTGGAGTCATGGGGTggcagaagaaagggagaaagtacGTAGATTGCAGAGATGTGTAGGACTTCGTGATAGCCTGTATGTGGGGTAAGGCAGAGCAAAGCACCTGGGTTTCTTGCCTAGGTGACAGGGCAGGTGGGGAGATTGGAAGAGGCGCAGGTTTTTGCAGAATAGGAATTCGATTTTAGAAAGGCGGCCCCAGAGCTGGGAATTAACTCCTGGCCGCCGCCCTTCTCTATGCTATTCTTGCTTTCACAGGAATGCTCCAAAATGGGAAGAAATTCGATTCGtccagagacagaaacaaacCTTTCAAGTTCCGAATTGGCAAACAGGAAGTCATCAAGGGTTTTGAAGAGGGTGCAGCCCAGGTAGGATGGGAATCCTCAGTAGGGGGGTTCGGGGAGTCGGGAGTCTGGGCTCAGTACGCTGCCTTTGCCCTGTTACAGACCGCTGTGGCTTTGCCTCTCCTGCCAGGAATGCCAGCCAGATTCTGTCCTTGGCTTTGTGTGctcccccccttccctctcctcgcCAGCATGACCCCTTCAAGTCACACAGGGGGCTCTCATTCCAAGCACATCCCTCCAGGCTTGCTCGGAACTAGCTTTGGAGGCCTGTGAGCTACCAGCTGTCTGGGACTGAGGCAGCAGGAGAGTTGGAGGGTGGGGAGgcccaagttttttgttttgttttgttttaacttaaaattttcagacttgcaaaaatatcacagaaatagtTCCCATATATTCCTTACCCAGATTCTCCACGTGTGAACGTTTTACATAACCATAGTACAGTGATCAACTTACCTGAGTCTGTGATCAATGACACATTAACATCGGTGCAGAACTATGAACCAATCCATTCAATGTTGGGGTTggtaattcaaaatttaaaaatggatttatcCAAATTTCACCGCTTTATTCAAATTTCACCTGTCCTCCCAGTGCCAGGTGTTCATGACTGCCGTGGTGAGCCCTGGTTCATGCCCTTCTCCCTTGGTCTCTGAGGCCATTCAGTGCTCTGTTAGAGTAGGTCCCTCAGCCCTCCCCACCTCGCGGTGGCCTCTGATTGCTTCACGTCTTTAATGGACTGCTCCTGTTAACTCCTTGAGTGTGTACTTGGATGTGTGCCCTTTATACAACCTCTTTACGTTCTTTTGGAAGAGGGTGAGGAACGATTATGAACAAATCGAAGTCTTGGGGCCATGCGCTAATTGAATAACCAGCAGTggttgttggatgaatgaatttgGGACTGCTTTGGTGGAAGTCACTGCCCCACAGTGAAGTCTCTGCTGGTCTGAGGCGGAATCTAAATCCTGCATCACTCCAGTGTGCCACTCAGAAAATTCATCTCAGCTCTTCAGAGTTAACTTGAGGATGGTGTGGGAAAATGCCATAgttatcttacttttttcttttaaatcaagctgggtcctctttctcctctccccatctgcccccatccctgctaGATGAGCTTGGGGCAGAGGGCGAAGCTGACCTGCACCCCTGATGTGGCGTATGGAGCCACGGGCCACCCTGGTGTCATCCCTCCCAATGCCACTCTCATCTTTGACGTGGAGCTGCTCAACTTAGAGTGAAGGCAGGAAGGAACTCGAGGTGGCTGGAGATGGCGGCTGCTCACCCTCCTAGCCTGCTCGGCCACTGGGACGGCTCCTCCTGCTCGGGGCTCTTGATCAGTGCGCTAACCTCACAGCCCCACAGCATTATCCATGCTCTGCCCAAGTTGCTCCGTATGTGTTCGTCATCGTTCACGCGCATCTTTGCTTGAGGAAACTTCGGTTGCAGATCAAAGCATTTCAGGTTGTGCATTTTGCGTGATGCATGTCGTAGCCATTTCTGACCACAGAATACAGATTTCTTGTTCGCACAATCTACACTGCCTTACTTAAGCCAGACACACAAGGTGCTCAGACATGAAATGTACATGGTATACACAGAGGGACTTGAGCCAGTTAACTTTGCTGTCACTTCCTCTCTTAGAAATTCTGTTGGCTGCTGACTTACACAATGTCCTCTTTGGAAATGATATGTAAAATAAAGGCTATGTGCTTGACAAATTCCTGTCCATCCTTATTGCAGGAAGGAAGTGCTTTAAGGACTCCATAAGTCAGTTGCCCTTGGGAAAGAGTGGAAGGGAGCCTTCCAAGTAGCCAGGAATGATAAACAGCTATGATGTGAGTTTTGTACATGCTTGGCcttgttctatatatttttaaatgaaattgccACCAACCCTCTAAGCAGCCCTAAAAGGTAGGTATTAACTTGCCACTCACCTCACAGGCTCAGAATTCTTCTCTAATTGAGGGGATATAGTATGTTCAAACTCATAGCCAAGCAATGCGGTGTTACGTTCTGAACACTTTACGTGACCTTGCAATGTGTTTGGACTTAGAGGGACAcgttcccctcccccaaatggaAAAGACCACCAGGCCTGAACAAATGAAGGTGTATTAGGTCTTGGAGCCATACGCTAACTCACACTGGGAAGTTACTTTCGATAAGAATGTGTGGTTCTGAACTTGCTTTTGTGTTTATCTAGTTTTGCTCTTACACTGGGGTATTATGATTCTGAACTTGTTTCCATATGTACTGCTTATTTTCATCTATATTTACTGTTAAGTTACGGGAATTCCCAGTTGGGTTTTATAATCAGCCACTTACGGGTGTGGGGTGTCACAGGAGCCTGGGGCAATGTGGCTAAGAAATTTTTTCTTTCGACATAGGTGGGAAAAGTTCTTAGCCATAGTCAGGGTTACTCTGTCAGTGAGGACTTGGAATTAAGATTGAGAGGCTGGTCGGTCAGTACTTACTTTCCCGCATAGATTCACTGATACGTGTCACATAATGTCAAACATGAGATACGGGTCCATGTCATCTTGGCTGCTTCATCTACCCCATTTGTCTCCAGGAAGCCCTGGCTGTATTTCTCTGCTGAGGATCGAGGAGGTTAGGAGGCGGTGCTTTAAGttggaggaaaagaaatgagaaaggggaTGCTTTGCTTTTAATCACCCGATCCCTGGTCTCACTTCTGTTGTGGGAGCAGACCAGCCAGAGGGTGCTGCACTCATTCCTTtctggggtgttttttttttcccctttagaatGTCTTAGTCCCCAACTTTTCTCAATGACACAAATGTCTGAAAATTTCTCAGGACTTTGCCTGTGTAAGAGATGTACTCTTGTTTTCTGCTGTGACACCAataggataaaattaaaaatggcatCAAAGACCATTTCGGGTGTCCActgtggagatgaagaaagatcTCAGTGTAGAGTATTCATAGGCTAGGTGGTCATGGGAGACACCCGcgaagaaaaccaaaacacaccAATGCAAACGACTACTGGCTAGCGCCTGGAAAGAATATGCTAGGCCTCGCAGGCCCTGCGTTCCTGGTGCTCTTCAAAGATGATGCAGAAAATTATGAGACCATATGCTAACAAGTTCGGACACTGTCCTGTGAGAGCCATTTAGTTGTTAAGCAGGGAAGTGGTAATGAGATCTGTGTCTTATCAGTCATTTTCAAATTTCCAGTCTACTCATACAAAATCTTTCTTAGAAACTCACAATTTAACCTAGGTGGATGTAGAGCAGCTCTGGCACACGTCTGTACGCATACATGTGCATGAACGCAACACCATCATCCCTCGTACTCTTAAAAGCAGTCTCAGAAATAGCCTTAGATGCCTGGTGTAGAAGACTGATGAAAAGTCCATCCTCAGCATCTTAGCACACACAGGCTTGGCGCAGAGTCGGTGATCTACAGAATTCCAGCTCTTTTAACTGGGACAGGCCACAAGATTGCCAAactggaatttttaaagattttaagtaatttctacacccaacgtggggcttgaacttatgaccccgagatcaagtcacatgttctactgagccagccagttgcctcacaattggaatttttaatttttaaaattcttttaaagattgatttatttgagagacagaactggggggaggggcagagggagagaaacttaaggagactccacattgagcgtggagcccagcacggggctcagtctcacgatgCTGAAATCTTGACTTGGGTTGaagccaagagtcggacactcagctgactgtgccacccaggcgccctagacgATTGGAATTTTAAAACTCTCAGCCTTAGGTCATGAAATTCAGCTAACAGATGTACTAATCCAAAGGACGGGACTGGCTGTATTGTCAATAGAAGCAATTTCCCCTTGTTATGAAGTTAAAAAAACTGCACTAGGGCAAGCCAGTCTGCCACTTAGACAAAGCACACTCGAAGTCTGTTTTCCCCTTACAAAAAgtcttttagaaaattattttacattggTAAATACCTAAAGGCACACCATGCATTTTACACAAATTCATCAGGAATTCACAAAAGCATTCAGAAGGAAATTAAAGCTATGACTCCTTTGTCATCTCCCTGCCCTTCTTAGAAAtgtttctttctagtctttcACAGCACTTTCAGAAAGCACCGACATAATTAATAGGAATAATCTCTTCATTTTCAATAGTAGGCTTTGAGAAGACAGTACCAGAAGTTAAAGGAGCATATTAGCTTAAAGTAAGCACAGACAGCAAAGCTAAATGCATTTAAAAGTAGAAGAGATG
Protein-coding sequences here:
- the FKBP1B gene encoding peptidyl-prolyl cis-trans isomerase FKBP1B isoform X1, whose protein sequence is MGVEIETISPGDGRTFPKKGQTCVVHYTGMLQNGKKFDSSRDRNKPFKFRIGKQEVIKGFEEGAAQMSLGQRAKLTCTPDVAYGATGHPGVIPPNATLIFDVELLNLE
- the FKBP1B gene encoding peptidyl-prolyl cis-trans isomerase FKBP1B isoform X2, coding for MGVEIETISPGDGRTFPKKGQTCVVHYTGMLQNGKKFDSSRDRNKPFKFRIGKQEVIKGFEEGAAQLGPLSPLPICPHPC